A stretch of the Serratia marcescens genome encodes the following:
- the miaB gene encoding tRNA (N6-isopentenyl adenosine(37)-C2)-methylthiotransferase MiaB, with product MTKKLHIKTWGCQMNEYDSSKMADLLNSTHGFEWTENAEEADVLLLNTCSIREKAQEKVFAMLGRWRLLKEKNPSVIIGVGGCVASQEGELIRSRAPCVDVVFGPQTLHRLPEMINHVQGTRSPVVDISFPEIEKFDRLPEPRAEGPTAFVSIMEGCNKYCTFCVVPYTRGEEVSRPSDDVLFEIAQLAAQGVREVNLLGQNVNAYRGATHDGDICSFAELLRLVAAIDGIDRIRFTTSHPIEFTDDIIAVYEDTPELVSFLHLPVQSGSDRILTMMKRAHTALEYKAIIRKLRKARPAIQLSSDFIVGFPGESQADFEQTMNLIADVNFDVSFSFIYSSRPGTPAADMVDDVSEEEKKQRLYILQDRINQQALQFSRRMLGTVQRILVEGTSRKSVMELAGRTECNRVVNFEGTPDMIGQFVDVEITEVLTNTLRGAVVRTEQQMDLRVHESPQSVIARTRKENALGVGIYQP from the coding sequence ATGACGAAAAAACTACATATCAAAACCTGGGGCTGCCAGATGAATGAGTACGATTCATCAAAAATGGCCGACCTGTTGAACAGCACACACGGCTTCGAGTGGACCGAAAACGCCGAAGAGGCGGACGTGTTGCTGCTGAACACCTGCTCGATCCGTGAAAAAGCGCAGGAGAAAGTTTTCGCCATGCTGGGGCGCTGGCGCTTGCTGAAAGAAAAGAACCCGTCGGTGATCATCGGCGTCGGCGGTTGCGTGGCCTCGCAAGAAGGCGAACTGATCCGCAGCCGCGCGCCCTGCGTCGACGTGGTATTCGGCCCGCAGACCCTGCACCGCCTGCCGGAAATGATCAACCACGTTCAGGGCACCCGCAGCCCGGTGGTCGACATCAGCTTCCCGGAGATCGAAAAATTCGACCGCCTGCCGGAACCGCGCGCCGAAGGCCCGACCGCGTTCGTGTCGATCATGGAAGGCTGCAACAAATACTGCACCTTCTGCGTGGTGCCATACACCCGCGGCGAGGAAGTGAGCCGCCCGAGCGACGACGTGCTGTTCGAAATCGCCCAACTGGCGGCGCAGGGCGTGCGCGAGGTCAACCTGCTCGGCCAAAACGTCAACGCTTACCGCGGCGCTACGCATGACGGCGATATCTGCTCGTTCGCCGAACTGCTGCGCCTGGTGGCGGCCATCGACGGCATCGATCGCATTCGCTTCACCACCAGCCACCCGATCGAATTCACCGACGATATCATCGCGGTGTACGAAGACACGCCGGAGCTGGTCAGCTTCCTGCATCTGCCGGTGCAGAGCGGTTCGGACCGCATCCTGACCATGATGAAACGCGCGCACACCGCGCTGGAGTATAAGGCGATTATCCGCAAGCTGCGCAAGGCGCGGCCGGCCATCCAGCTCAGCTCCGATTTCATCGTCGGTTTCCCGGGCGAAAGCCAGGCCGACTTCGAACAGACCATGAACCTGATCGCCGACGTCAATTTCGACGTCAGCTTCAGCTTCATCTATTCGTCGCGCCCGGGCACCCCGGCGGCGGACATGGTCGACGACGTCAGCGAAGAAGAGAAAAAGCAGCGGCTGTATATTCTGCAGGATCGCATCAACCAGCAGGCGCTGCAGTTCAGCCGCCGCATGCTCGGCACCGTCCAACGCATTCTGGTGGAGGGCACCTCGCGCAAAAGCGTGATGGAGCTGGCCGGGCGCACGGAGTGCAACCGTGTGGTAAACTTCGAGGGCACGCCCGACATGATCGGCCAGTTCGTCGACGTGGAAATTACCGAGGTGCTGACCAACACCCTGCGTGGCGCAGTGGTGCGCACCGAACAGCAGATGGATCTGCGCGTACATGAATCCCCGCAGTCGGTGATCGCCCGTACCCGCAAAGAAAACGCGCTGGGCGTCGGCATTTACCAGCCCTGA